The sequence CGATCCTTTTTTAATCGATGCATCGTAATAAaatttattttaatataaataattcgTCTTTGAATAATTGTTGTTTTTTGCAGTTTTACGCATACCAATGTAGCAATCATGATATTTACTTTTTCTTTAAATtactattattttaattaatttaaccAATATCATTATCTCTCTCACTAACTAAATGGTAAAATATACAATTCATATTAAAAAATTTATTCAGAATCTAAAACGACAATTATTTTGAGATAAATTTTGACTCAAAAACGACATTTATTCGTATATGGAGGTAGTATTTTCATTGTCGtcttataaaatgaatatatttagctAATCTTTTCAATCATACTTAACATAAAAgaatatataacctattaattaaTCCAATAATTAATCAATCCATATTTCACCAAATTTTTTTCAGATATGTCATTACCCTGCATTTTTTCTCATTGATGATGCAACTTCGTAGACAAGTAATGGAAATATCAAAATTCCATCCACTCAGATCATGATACTCAAAACACTTTCTCTGAAACAAACCTAGGACTACATATGAGGATCGAGTCAGAACTCGGTTCGCAAGGCTTTGATCCAATCGAGTTCCAGTTTGAAATCACCAGGTCCTGACGTTGAACCAGGTACACCACCTTCTGCATTCACTGAGAGTGACATTCCAACAACACGAGCTGGGTTCATTTCCAGATTCGCGTCGATAACGTTTCCTCTCCATGTTGGCATGTACCGAGAAACAGGGATCTGAAGCAATATTACTCAACTCATAAATATTTTATAATCATCTAACAAGAATGAAACACAAGCACCAAGCATACTAATGTATTTTAGTTTTACTAAACATGATCCCTCACAGCACAAGTGTTTATCGAAAACAGTTCCAAATTAAATCAAATATCGTGCTAAGTTTTTAGTTTGTTACCAGACAGGCATTAATAAAGCCATTTTCTAAGCAATGAATTCATTCTAAGCAGATAGCCAGAGAAAGAACAAACTCACCTTTGCAATATACCAATTGTCTTTCGGTACATAAACAAAAGTTTGCCATGAATTATCTTCTGATTGTCCGGGAGAGTTTACCCAATTCTCTGTATATATCTGCAATGGATTTCGGTACTTGTGAAAAAAGCCTTCTGCTATAAATAATGGAAACAGAAATCAACTTTTGGAAGAGAGAACTCACAGTTGATATGTAAGATCTTCCATCTCCTTTAACTTTCAGTGCTATTATATCATAGCCTTCCAAATCAATAAACCCATCAAACTGCCAAGCATAAGTTCGCTCAGACAAACAATACAAAATCATCAATGCCAAAAGGTAAAAACCATATTGGAGAATACAAGTTTTCTATTCGTGTAATGCAATGACCAACATTGAAAAATGTTTCATGCGATGTATAGTTAATTCAAATGAGTAAGCAGTTAATAAATAATAACAAAGTGAGAAAGAAGAATGGTGAATATTTTTTAATGGACCTCACAAGAGATACTAACTTATACATATATGCTTGGCGGCTACAACACACTCAGAGAACGTCATACCAGAACAAATTATGATACTACATATTCCAAGTTTCTGATAActaacaaagtttgaatcttctcaGATACAAATGGCAAGTGTTATGATTCTGGTAATCCAGATCCAATTCCTTGCATATTGTTCATAGATTTTCGATCTCGAGAAAATTGGAAACACACATTACCTGCTTAGACCGCATTCCACAGAAGCCACTTCGAGAGATGTTCCATTTTGAACCCTCAGTTACATCCAGGGAAAGGTTTCCAGAGAAAATCCCTATCCACAGATATCAAACTGTAAACCTAATAGGATTTAGAATATTTAATGCAAGGTACATACGTCATCCATATCACACAATGTATTCCTGGTAGGAAAATCGAAAGGGACAGCTTGGGAAGAAATGACAGAGCTTGCTGGCACGcgataactatcttaaatcaaataACAAAGGATGGCATCATGATTTCATGATAATAAGCTAAATCTACACTTAGGAATTCTCCAAGTAACCAAACATAGAGAAAGGGAAAAAAAAAACCATCATAGTACCTCTTAGCCCGTTTCCACCATCCGAAATCTCCAGAGAGGCAGAGGACAACCCTGAAAATCATTAGAAATTATATATCGATACCTTGGCAAGAAATGACAGTTACAGTAATGAAGTAAACGAACATAAAACTGAAGAGCACAACCGACCGGAGATATTAATTTGGCGAAGGCAGAAACACTAAAGGTAAACGGGAGGTATTTAGTTCAAATTAAGCTCTCTAGACCAGATGAGAGCGAATTGAAACGTGTTAAATTGAAGAAGTAGGTACCTCCGTATTCGGAATCTGAATACAAATGCCACCTTGGAAGCTCCTCCTTTGAGTTGAAATTGAATATGAATCTCTCAGCAGGAGGCATCAAATCATCCATATTCCAGGCAAGAGCTATAAAACAAATACTCAAAATAAGATACATACATAAAATCGTGATGGGGGTTTATCTATCTTAAAAGAGTACCTCTCTTGGTTGCACTCAAAGAAGCTTGTAACAGCCCTTTAAACCTAGACATGTTGTAT comes from Rutidosis leptorrhynchoides isolate AG116_Rl617_1_P2 unplaced genomic scaffold, CSIRO_AGI_Rlap_v1 contig136, whole genome shotgun sequence and encodes:
- the LOC139881258 gene encoding probable complex I intermediate-associated protein 30, whose protein sequence is MSRFKGLLQASLSATKRALAWNMDDLMPPAERFIFNFNSKEELPRWHLYSDSEYGGLSSASLEISDGGNGLRGIFSGNLSLDVTEGSKWNISRSGFCGMRSKQFDGFIDLEGYDIIALKVKGDGRSYISTIYTENWVNSPGQSEDNSWQTFVYVPKDNWYIAKIPVSRYMPTWRGNVIDANLEMNPARVVGMSLSVNAEGGVPGSTSGPGDFKLELDWIKALRTEF